A genome region from Amblyraja radiata isolate CabotCenter1 chromosome 4, sAmbRad1.1.pri, whole genome shotgun sequence includes the following:
- the osgin2 gene encoding oxidative stress-induced growth inhibitor 2 isoform X1: MPLLEEATLLGDVSLNVPVVVIGNGPSGICLSYLLSGYRPFMASGAVHPNPILHNKLEEGIHFSVVDQDLEYLSEGLEGRSSNPVALLFDTLLHPEADFRFDYPSVLQWKLEKHNGIPHVVLGKGLPGGAWHMMEGSMLTISLNNWMELPGLKLKDWTNGKWRNLMNDRATTEELASYYKDYVKIMGLQKNFIDNTCVTSVSKIQQDQKCAKGKMPKSVKIDSTTPQLFTPDNGLPPSLWEVRGYQRIGDGSHVPFCLYAENVVLATGTYDLPARLGVEGEDLPFVFHNVSAFELAVQSCKVGQASDPVLVVGAGLTAADAVLCAHRHSVPVVHAFRKSVTDPALIFKQLPKKLYPEYHKVYHKMCKQGYINTSHSNYTSFPETRIVSFLPDMKCTLQPTSGRNIVLSISMALVLIGTYPNLSFLKEHGKHLGLDPSKPISCKQNPIDINPYTFECTKEDNIFAMGPLIGDNFVRFLKGGALGITSCLVKRLKEKGQLISETGSDDG; the protein is encoded by the exons ATGCCACTACTGGAAGAAGCCACTCTCCTGGGAGACGTCTCATTAAATGTCCCCGTCGTCGTTATCG GAAATGGTCCCTCTGGAATATGTCTTTCCTACCTGCTGTCTGGATACAGACCGTTCATGGCATCTGGAGCTGTACATCCAAACCCAATCCTTCACAACAAATTGGAAGAAGGAATTCATTTTTCGGTTGTAGATCAG GATTTGGAATACCTTTCGGAAGGGCTTGAAGGCAGGTCTTCGAACCCAGTGGCACTGCTCTTTGATACCCTCCTTCATCCTGAAGCAGACTTTAGGTTCGATTATCCTTCAGTCCTACAGTGGAAACTAGAGAAACACAACGGCATTCCTCACGTAGTGCTGGGGAAAGGACTGCCTGGTGGTGCATGGCAT ATGATGGAAGGGTCCATGCTAACAATTAGCCTGAACAATTGGATGGAGCTACCAGGCTTGAAGCTAAAAGACTGGACCAATGGTAAATGGAG GAACCTGATGAACGATAGAGCAACAACAGAAGAATTGGCTTCATATTATAAAGACTATGTTAAGATTATGGGTCTGCAGAAAAACTTTATTGACAATACCTGTGTCACTTCTGTCTCAAAGATTCAGCAAGATCAGAAGTGTGCAAAGGGCAAAATGCCGAAGAGCGTCAAAATAGATTCCACCACACCGCAGCTGTTTACGCCTGACAATGGATTGCCTCCCAGCCTTTGGGAAGTCCGAGGATATCAGAGAATTGGAGATGGATCACATGTGCCTTTTTGCCTTTATGCTGAAAATGTTGTCTTGGCCACCGGCACATACGACTTACCAGCTAGACTCGGGGTGGAGGGTGAAGACCTGCCCTTTGTCTTTCACAACGTCTCGGCCTTCGAGTTGGCCGTCCAAAGCTGCAAGGTGGGTCAGGCGTCGGATCCCGTTCTCGTCGTGGGGGCCGGGCTGACCGCGGCCGACGCGGTGTTGTGCGCGCACCGCCACAGCGTCCCCGTCGTTCACGCCTTCCGGAAAAGCGTCACCGACCCAGCCCTGATCTTCAAGCAGCTTCCAAAGAAGCTTTATCCTGAGTATCACAAGGTCTATCACAAGATGTGCAAGCAGGGCTACATCAACACCTCCCACTCTAACTACACGAGCTTTCCCGAGACACGCATCGTCTCGTTCCTACCAGATATGAAATGCACTCTTCAACCAACTTCAGGAAGGAACATCGTTCTAAGTATCTCAATGGCCCTGGTGCTGATAGGTACCTACCCTAATTTGTCCTTTCTTAAAGAGCATGGGAAGCACCTGGGATTAGATCCAAGTAAACCCATTTCCTGTAAGCAAAATCCCATTGACATTAATCCCTACACATTTGAGTGCACCAAAGAGGATAACATTTTTGCTATGGGTCCGCTAATCGGGGATAACTTTGTCCGCTTCCTCAAAGGCGGTGCTCTGGGGATCACGAGTTGTTTAGTGAAACGCCTGAAGGAAAAGGGACAACTAATTTCTGAAACTGGAAGCGATGACGGGTAG
- the osgin2 gene encoding oxidative stress-induced growth inhibitor 2 isoform X2, which translates to MPLLEEATLLGDVSLNVPVVVIGNGPSGICLSYLLSGYRPFMASGAVHPNPILHNKLEEGIHFSVVDQMMEGSMLTISLNNWMELPGLKLKDWTNGKWRNLMNDRATTEELASYYKDYVKIMGLQKNFIDNTCVTSVSKIQQDQKCAKGKMPKSVKIDSTTPQLFTPDNGLPPSLWEVRGYQRIGDGSHVPFCLYAENVVLATGTYDLPARLGVEGEDLPFVFHNVSAFELAVQSCKVGQASDPVLVVGAGLTAADAVLCAHRHSVPVVHAFRKSVTDPALIFKQLPKKLYPEYHKVYHKMCKQGYINTSHSNYTSFPETRIVSFLPDMKCTLQPTSGRNIVLSISMALVLIGTYPNLSFLKEHGKHLGLDPSKPISCKQNPIDINPYTFECTKEDNIFAMGPLIGDNFVRFLKGGALGITSCLVKRLKEKGQLISETGSDDG; encoded by the exons ATGCCACTACTGGAAGAAGCCACTCTCCTGGGAGACGTCTCATTAAATGTCCCCGTCGTCGTTATCG GAAATGGTCCCTCTGGAATATGTCTTTCCTACCTGCTGTCTGGATACAGACCGTTCATGGCATCTGGAGCTGTACATCCAAACCCAATCCTTCACAACAAATTGGAAGAAGGAATTCATTTTTCGGTTGTAGATCAG ATGATGGAAGGGTCCATGCTAACAATTAGCCTGAACAATTGGATGGAGCTACCAGGCTTGAAGCTAAAAGACTGGACCAATGGTAAATGGAG GAACCTGATGAACGATAGAGCAACAACAGAAGAATTGGCTTCATATTATAAAGACTATGTTAAGATTATGGGTCTGCAGAAAAACTTTATTGACAATACCTGTGTCACTTCTGTCTCAAAGATTCAGCAAGATCAGAAGTGTGCAAAGGGCAAAATGCCGAAGAGCGTCAAAATAGATTCCACCACACCGCAGCTGTTTACGCCTGACAATGGATTGCCTCCCAGCCTTTGGGAAGTCCGAGGATATCAGAGAATTGGAGATGGATCACATGTGCCTTTTTGCCTTTATGCTGAAAATGTTGTCTTGGCCACCGGCACATACGACTTACCAGCTAGACTCGGGGTGGAGGGTGAAGACCTGCCCTTTGTCTTTCACAACGTCTCGGCCTTCGAGTTGGCCGTCCAAAGCTGCAAGGTGGGTCAGGCGTCGGATCCCGTTCTCGTCGTGGGGGCCGGGCTGACCGCGGCCGACGCGGTGTTGTGCGCGCACCGCCACAGCGTCCCCGTCGTTCACGCCTTCCGGAAAAGCGTCACCGACCCAGCCCTGATCTTCAAGCAGCTTCCAAAGAAGCTTTATCCTGAGTATCACAAGGTCTATCACAAGATGTGCAAGCAGGGCTACATCAACACCTCCCACTCTAACTACACGAGCTTTCCCGAGACACGCATCGTCTCGTTCCTACCAGATATGAAATGCACTCTTCAACCAACTTCAGGAAGGAACATCGTTCTAAGTATCTCAATGGCCCTGGTGCTGATAGGTACCTACCCTAATTTGTCCTTTCTTAAAGAGCATGGGAAGCACCTGGGATTAGATCCAAGTAAACCCATTTCCTGTAAGCAAAATCCCATTGACATTAATCCCTACACATTTGAGTGCACCAAAGAGGATAACATTTTTGCTATGGGTCCGCTAATCGGGGATAACTTTGTCCGCTTCCTCAAAGGCGGTGCTCTGGGGATCACGAGTTGTTTAGTGAAACGCCTGAAGGAAAAGGGACAACTAATTTCTGAAACTGGAAGCGATGACGGGTAG